One Silene latifolia isolate original U9 population chromosome 4, ASM4854445v1, whole genome shotgun sequence DNA segment encodes these proteins:
- the LOC141652824 gene encoding heavy metal-associated isoprenylated plant protein 7-like has protein sequence MGEEKKAEGENKAEEKKPAEEKKEEKETSEEKPKGGEEKKTEDGDEKKDEKDSKEEQPPPPPPEIVLRVFMHCEGCARKVRRCLKSFDGVEDVTTDCKTQKVVVKGEKADPLKILDRVQKKTHRQVELLSPIPKPPTEEELKKLDEKDPPKPEEKKEEPKVITVVLKVHMHCEACSLEIKRRIERMKEVEEALPDLKTSQVTVKGTFEPPKLVEYVYKRTGKRATIVNQDPPPEKKEDDKGKDEKEDKGGDGGEEGKKNEGKGDDNDGDKPGEAGGGGGDEKPADGGGDAAFEEGAKMEFRRNEFQYYPPRYAMEMHAYPPQIFSDENPNACSVM, from the exons ATGGGTGAG GAGAAGAAGGCAGAAGGAGAGAACAAAGCAGAAGAGAAAAAACCAGCAGAAGAGAAGAAAGAAGAGAAGGAAACGAGCGAGGAGAAACCAAAAGGCGGAGAAGAGAAGAAAACCGAAGACGGTGATGAAAAGAAAGACGAGAAAGACTCAAAAGAAGAACAACCACCGCCTCCGCCACCGGAGATTGTGTTAAGAGTTTTTATGCATTGTGAGGGTTGTGCTCGCAAAGTTAGAAGGTGTCTCAAAAGCTTTGATG GGGTAGAAGATGTAACAACGGATTGCAAGACGCAAAAAGTGGTAGTAAAAGGAGAGAAAGCGGATCCATTAAAAATATTAGACAGAGTGCAAAAGAAGACTCATCGTCAAGTTGAACTACTCTCTCCAATTCCGAAGCCTCCTACAGAAGAAGAACTTAAAAAACTTGACGAAAAAGATCCCCCTAAACCCGAAGAAAAAAAAGAGGAG CCAAAAGTGATCACTGTAGTACTCAAAGTTCACATGCATTGTGAGGCATGTTCCCTGGAGATTAAAAGACGTATTGAAAGAATGAAAG AGGTGGAAGAAGCACTCCCAGACCTAAAAACATCACAAGTAACAGTAAAGGGTACATTTGAGCCCCCAAAGCTAGTGGAATATGTATACAAACGCACCGGAAAGCGTGCCACCATAGTAAACCAAGACCCTCCACCAGAGAAAAAAGAGGATGACAAGGGCAAAGACGAAAAGGAAGATAAGGGTGGAGACGGTGGTGAAGAGGGGAAGAAGAACGAGGGAAAAGGAGACGACAATGACGGAGATAAACCAGGCGAAGCTGGAGGTGGTGGGGGAGATGAAAAACCCGCCGATGGAGGTGGGGACGCGGCCTTTGAGGAAGGAGCTAAGATGGAGTTCCGAAGGAATGAGTTTCAGTATTACCCGCCTAGGTATGCTATGGAAATGCATGCATACCCTCCTCAGATTTTTAGTGATGAGAACCCTAATGCTTGTTCTGTAATGTAA
- the LOC141652825 gene encoding HVA22-like protein e, with protein sequence MSKLWTLLTHVHSAAGPIIMLLYPLYASVVAIESPSKEDDEQWLAYWILYSFLTLTEIVLQPLLEWMPIWYTLKLALIAWLVLPQFRGAAFIYDKFVREKIRKYGVIRGHKSPNGKGKIK encoded by the exons ATGAGTAAACTTTGGACCTTGCTTACCCATGTTCATTCCGCTGCCGG GCCAATAATTATGCTACTCTATCCATT GTATGCATCAGTGGTGGCCATCGAAAGCCCATCGAAAGAAGATGACGAACAATGGTTGGCCTATTGGATCTTGTACTCTTTCCTCACCCTCACTGAGATTGTACTCCAGCCTCTTTTAGAATG GATGCCGATATGGTACACGCTGAAGCTGGCGTTGATAGCATGGCTAGTGTTACCGCAGTTTCGCGGTGCGGCGTTTATTTATGATAAGTTTGTAAGGGAGAAGATCAGGAAATATGGTGTAATTAGAGGTCACAAATCTCCAAATGGCAAAGGCAAAATCAAGTGA